In a single window of the Papaver somniferum cultivar HN1 chromosome 8, ASM357369v1, whole genome shotgun sequence genome:
- the LOC113303633 gene encoding uncharacterized protein LOC113303633 codes for MHTPQGRLKNKLKTSHPGKSKVYRQILFENGIDFSAANSPTFEKMMHALVGRGSMLSKVPSCNDLKGWILQEELKASQEHVREVVHSWGSTGCSILLDGWIDGKGRHLINFVVDSPWGPIFMKSADVTDIIGDVVAMITLLSGVIEEVGMQNVVQIVSYTTLSSLSVVGKKLMENYSTISWTVCAAHCIGLILNEIGMLDPWRGVLDKAKDITQFIYTHETVLKLMMKHTSGVELVSSRRIRPLTPFLILERIETQKNNLEIMFSSSEWKTSALASTADGVHVTDLVTGVSSFWTNAEMLLKGSLPLIRALHLISGGDSKPQLGYIYETMDQVKETIKEEYEDVKTNYLPFWTVIDGIWNNQLHCPIHSAAYILNPSLLCSSEDVEDDNEIKDGISLCIEGMVKDKGVRDLILLQLNDYLEASGDFGEGVANAIDQKTKLSPVKWWSLYGGHCPELQSFAMRISSQTCTGASKYGLKRSLSEQLHMNGRNPVVQKQLTSLAFVHHNLRLQNAVSISNSDFKDIFLEEMDPMDEWVGGGDVERVSR; via the exons ATGCACACACCGCAGGGAAGATTGAAAAACAAGCTGAAGACAAGTCATCCAGGCAAATCAAAGGTGTATAGGCAGATTCTTTTCGAAAATGGTATAGACTTTAGTGCTGCAAACTCGCCTACTTTCGAGAAAATGATGCATGCTTTGGTTGGACGTGGATCCATGCTGTCTAAGGTGCCCAGTTGTAATGATCTCAAGGGGTGGATTCTGCAGGAAGAACTGAAGGCATCACAAGAGCATGTGCGAGAAGTTGTGCACTCATGGGGAAGTACTGGATGCAGTATTTTGTTGGACGGGTGGATCGATGGGAAAGGGAGACATTTGATAAATTTTGTGGTTGATAGCCCATGGGGTCCCATATTTATGAAGTCTGCTGATGTGACGGATATTATAGGAGATGTAGTTGCCATGATCACATTGTTAAGCGGAGTTATTGAGGAGGTTGGGATGCAGAATGTTGTTCAAATTGTCTCATATACTACTCTTTCTTCACTGAGCGTAGTGGGCAAAAAGTTGATGGAGAATTACAGTACTATATCTTGGACTGTTTGTGCAGCTCACTGCATAGGCCTCATCTTAAATGAGATAGGAATGCTGGACCCCTGGAGAGGTGTACTTGATAAGGCAAAGGATATTACTCAGTTCATTTACACTCATGAGACAGTTTTGAAGCTTATGATGAAACACACTTCTGGGGTGGAACTAGTCAGTTCCAGGAGGATTAGGCCACTGACGCCATTTTTAATACTGGAGAGAATTGAGACTCAAAAGAATAATCTGGAGATCATGTTTAGTTCGTCAGAATGGAAGACGTCAGCCTTAGCTTCAACAGCTGATGGAGTGCATGTGACTGATTTAGTCACTGGAGTGTCGTCTTTCTGGACTAACGCCGAGATGCTTTTGAAGGGAAGCCTTCCACTCATACGTGCTCTGCATCTAATCAGTGGAGGAGATAGTAAACCCCAGTTGGGATACATATATGAAACGATGGACCAAGTAAAAGAGACGATAAAAGAGGAGTATGAAGACGTGAAAACTAACTATCTGCCTTTCTGGACAGTAATTGATGGGATCTGGAATAACCAACTCCATTGCCCTATCCATTCTGCTGCCTACATTTTGAATCCAAGTCTTCTTTGCTCATCTGAGGACGTTGAAGATGATAATGAGATCAAGGATGGGATTTCACTCTGCATTGAGGGAATGGTAAAGGATAAGGGAGTTCGAGATTTAATATTATTACAGTTAAATGACTATTTAGAGGCTAGTGGTGATTTTGGCGAGGGGGTTGCTAATGCTATTGATCAAAAAACGAAGCTTTCTCCAG TGAAGTGGTGGTCCTTATATGGAGGTCATTGCCCTGAATTGCAAAGTTTTGCTATGAGAATTTCAAGTCAGACGTGTACAGGTGCCTCAAAATATGGTCTGAAAAGGAGTCTATCTGAGCAACTACATATGAATGGAAGGAACCCTGTAGTGCAGAAACAGTTGACTAGCCTTGCATTTGTTCATCATAATCTTCGGTTGCAAAATGCTGTCTCTATTTCAAACTCAGATTTCAAAGATATATTTCTTGAAGAGATGGATCCGATGGATGAATGGGTTGGCGGAGGAGACGTTGAAAGAGTAAGCAGGTGA
- the LOC113303635 gene encoding histone H2A.1-like produces MEGTESANVVSKGGRKGGDRKKAVTKSAKAGLQFPVGRITRFLKKGRYSQRLGSGAPVYMAAVLEYLAAEVLELAGNAARDNKKSRIIPRHLCLAIRNDEELGKLLAGVTIASGGVLPNINSVLLPKKSGKAEAQKSPKFAGKSVASKSPKK; encoded by the exons ATGGAAGGAACTGAAAGTGCTAATGTTGTTAGCAAGGGAGGACGTAAAGGCGGTGATAGAAAGAAAGCCGTAACAAAATCTGCTAAAGCTGGATTACAATTCCCAGTCGGAAGAATCACTCGTTTCTTAAAGAAAGGTCGATATTCTCAGCGTCTTGGTTCTGGTGCTCCCGTTTACATGGCCGCTGTTCTTGAATATCTCGCTGCTGAG GTATTGGAGTTGGCCGGAAATGCTGCAAGAGACAACAAGAAATCGAGAATTATCCCAAGACATTTATGTTTAGCAATAAGGAACGATGAAGAATTAGGGAAATTGCTTGCTGGTGTTACAATTGCTAGTGGTGGTGTTCTTCCTAACATTAACTCTGTTTTGTTACCAAAGAAGAGCGGAAAGGCTGAGGCACAGAAATCCCCTAAATTTGCAGGCAAATCTGTTGCTTCTAAATCTCCCAAGAAGTAA